In a single window of the Novosphingobium sp. IK01 genome:
- the pgi gene encoding glucose-6-phosphate isomerase, protein MTMAAQDQTALWSALEALDQPTLATLFADPARLDAYAATLDLPGGPIRFDWSKTHLSPAVEAVLADLAQATDFAGKRAELLSGAKINNTEGRAAEHTAQRGVGAEASVEEADALHARMALLVDAIHEGLLGEVKSLIHIGIGGSALGPALAIDALAREDAKVAVHVVSNIDGCALEAAMKQCDPATTLIALASKTFTTTETMVNAASALEWLREGGVADPYGRVIALTAAPEKAVEWGVDETRILPFSETVGGRYSLWSSIGFPVALALGSVAFAEFLEGAKAIDEHFRDAPIGENVVVRAAFADLYYTQALGCQTRAVFAYDERLALLPDYLQQLEMESNGKRVHADGTPLSRPSAPITWGGVGTDAQHAVFQLLHQGTHLIPVDFLAVKVPGHDLDPAHHKILLSNCFAQGAALMAGKASEDGARAYPGNRPSATILCDDLNAATLGALIAFHEHRTFVSAMLLGINPFDQFGVELGKAIAKQIDAGGGGGFDPSTEALLALSGIGVE, encoded by the coding sequence ATGACAATGGCAGCACAGGACCAGACCGCGCTGTGGAGCGCGCTTGAGGCGCTGGACCAGCCCACCCTTGCCACGCTCTTTGCCGATCCGGCCCGGCTCGATGCCTATGCCGCCACGCTCGACCTGCCCGGCGGCCCGATTCGCTTCGACTGGTCCAAGACCCATCTTTCTCCTGCCGTCGAAGCCGTGCTGGCCGATCTGGCGCAGGCCACGGACTTTGCCGGCAAGCGCGCGGAATTGCTCTCGGGCGCGAAGATCAACAACACCGAAGGCCGCGCCGCCGAACACACCGCCCAGCGCGGCGTGGGCGCGGAAGCCAGCGTCGAGGAAGCCGATGCGCTCCACGCACGCATGGCGCTGCTGGTCGATGCGATCCACGAAGGCCTGCTGGGCGAGGTGAAGAGCCTGATCCACATCGGCATCGGCGGGTCCGCGCTCGGCCCGGCGCTGGCCATCGACGCGCTCGCCCGCGAGGACGCCAAAGTCGCCGTCCATGTCGTCTCCAACATCGATGGTTGCGCGCTCGAAGCGGCGATGAAGCAGTGCGATCCGGCCACCACGCTGATCGCGCTCGCGTCCAAGACGTTCACCACCACCGAAACCATGGTCAATGCGGCCAGCGCGCTCGAATGGCTGCGCGAGGGCGGCGTGGCCGATCCCTATGGCCGGGTCATCGCGCTGACGGCGGCGCCGGAAAAGGCGGTCGAATGGGGCGTCGATGAAACGCGCATCCTGCCGTTCTCGGAAACCGTGGGCGGGCGCTATTCGCTGTGGTCGTCGATCGGCTTCCCGGTCGCGCTCGCGCTCGGCTCGGTCGCCTTCGCCGAATTCCTCGAAGGCGCGAAGGCCATCGACGAACATTTCCGCGATGCGCCCATCGGGGAAAACGTCGTCGTGCGCGCCGCCTTTGCCGACCTCTATTACACGCAGGCGCTCGGCTGCCAGACGCGCGCGGTCTTCGCCTATGACGAACGCCTCGCCCTGCTGCCCGACTATCTCCAGCAACTGGAAATGGAATCGAACGGCAAGCGCGTCCACGCCGATGGCACGCCGCTTTCCCGGCCCAGCGCGCCGATCACCTGGGGCGGCGTTGGCACCGATGCCCAGCATGCGGTGTTCCAGTTGCTCCATCAGGGCACGCACCTGATCCCGGTCGATTTCCTCGCTGTCAAGGTGCCCGGCCACGATCTCGACCCGGCGCACCACAAGATCCTGCTGTCGAACTGCTTCGCGCAAGGCGCCGCGCTCATGGCGGGCAAGGCCAGCGAGGACGGCGCGCGTGCCTATCCGGGCAACCGCCCTTCGGCCACGATCCTGTGCGACGACCTGAACGCGGCGACGCTGGGCGCGCTGATCGCCTTCCACGAACACCGCACGTTCGTTTCGGCGATGCTGCTGGGGATCAACCCGTTCGACCAGTTCGGCGTCGAACTGGGCAAGGCGATTGCCAAGCAGATCGACGCAGGCGGCGGCGGGGGCTTCGACCCCAGCACCGAGGCGCTGCTCGCGCTTTCTGGCATCGGCGTCGAATAA
- the lepB gene encoding signal peptidase I: protein MNETPEPANPAVETSAAPAPGKPAQGTRKPRKEDSFPVFVIKLVLIVAIFRSFFFSPFNIPSESMLPRLEDGDYLLAAKWPYGFSRYSLPYSLPLLPAKRIFAGQPERGDVVIFKAPPGNDVDYIKRVIGLPGDTVQMIGGVLHLNGKTVPKVKIEDFVIPVSANTDCISPDFAVTEADGKQTCHYPQFRETLPSGKSYNVLDLGYRPQDDTPPVVVPEGKLFLMGDNRDNSMDSRFPAVEGGGIGLVPQDNLVGRATIVMWSTDGSANWFLPWTWFTALRWKRIGGMF, encoded by the coding sequence ATGAATGAAACGCCCGAACCCGCGAACCCCGCGGTCGAAACATCTGCGGCCCCCGCGCCCGGCAAGCCGGCGCAGGGCACCCGCAAGCCCCGGAAGGAAGACAGCTTCCCGGTCTTCGTGATCAAGCTGGTGCTGATCGTGGCCATCTTCCGCAGCTTCTTCTTCTCGCCGTTCAACATTCCCTCGGAATCCATGCTGCCGAGGCTGGAGGATGGCGACTATCTGCTCGCGGCCAAGTGGCCCTATGGCTTCTCGCGCTATTCGCTGCCCTACAGCCTGCCGTTGCTGCCCGCCAAGCGCATCTTCGCCGGGCAGCCCGAGCGGGGCGACGTGGTGATCTTCAAGGCCCCTCCGGGCAATGATGTCGACTATATCAAGCGGGTGATCGGCCTTCCGGGCGATACCGTGCAGATGATCGGCGGCGTGCTGCACCTCAACGGCAAGACCGTGCCCAAGGTCAAGATCGAGGACTTCGTGATCCCCGTCTCGGCCAATACCGACTGCATCTCGCCCGACTTCGCCGTGACCGAAGCCGACGGCAAGCAGACCTGCCACTATCCGCAGTTCCGCGAAACGCTGCCCAGCGGCAAGAGCTACAACGTGCTCGACCTCGGCTATCGCCCGCAGGACGATACGCCCCCGGTGGTCGTGCCCGAAGGCAAGCTGTTCCTGATGGGCGACAACCGCGACAACTCGATGGACAGCCGTTTCCCGGCCGTCGAAGGCGGCGGCATCGGCCTTGTCCCGCAGGACAACCTCGTGGGCCGCGCGACGATCGTGATGTGGTCGACCGACGGTTCGGCCAACTGGTTCCTGCCCTGGACCTGGTTCACGGCACTGCGCTGGAAGCGTATCGGGGGGATGTTCTGA
- the rnc gene encoding ribonuclease III, which yields MEAYRGDVLSTPLTPETAAFLAQLTGFPVKQGALWHEALTHGSMGEARDYQRLEFLGDRVLGLAVADWLHGLSDAAEGKLSQRLNALVSRETCADVARALGVPAHIRLGKQARDDGGADSDNILGDVMEALIGALFLERGFPAARDFIRKAWDKPMRAGAGQRKHPKAALQEWAAGNRRKPPVYALIDRSGPDHAATFTVQVSVNGVGETQARGSSKQEAETAAARDFLKQFA from the coding sequence CTGGAAGCGTATCGGGGGGATGTTCTGAGCACGCCCCTCACCCCCGAAACCGCCGCGTTCCTCGCCCAGTTGACCGGTTTTCCGGTCAAGCAGGGCGCGCTCTGGCACGAGGCCCTGACCCACGGTTCGATGGGCGAGGCGCGCGATTACCAGCGCCTCGAATTCCTCGGCGACCGCGTGCTGGGCCTGGCCGTGGCCGACTGGCTCCATGGCTTGAGCGATGCGGCCGAAGGCAAGCTTTCGCAGCGCCTCAACGCGCTCGTCAGCCGCGAGACCTGCGCCGATGTCGCGCGCGCGCTGGGCGTTCCGGCCCACATTCGCCTGGGCAAGCAGGCCCGCGACGATGGCGGCGCAGACAGCGACAACATCCTGGGCGACGTGATGGAGGCGCTGATCGGCGCGCTGTTCCTCGAACGCGGCTTTCCCGCCGCGCGCGATTTCATCCGCAAGGCCTGGGACAAGCCGATGCGCGCAGGCGCCGGGCAGCGCAAGCACCCCAAGGCCGCGCTTCAGGAATGGGCGGCGGGCAATCGCCGCAAGCCGCCGGTCTATGCCCTGATCGACCGCTCCGGCCCCGACCATGCCGCCACGTTCACCGTGCAAGTGAGCGTCAACGGCGTGGGCGAGACGCAGGCCCGCGGATCGAGCAAGCAGGAAGCCGAGACCGCCGCCGCGCGCGATTTCCTCAAGCAGTTCGCCTGA